Proteins from a genomic interval of Medicago truncatula cultivar Jemalong A17 chromosome 3, MtrunA17r5.0-ANR, whole genome shotgun sequence:
- the LOC25490286 gene encoding uncharacterized protein, with product MSSSSSVRPNAAGAVDSKKKLTFFANAMKRKDSFIQLFAMTGILLLSMKSLGQKYRIHGLQEDTHDLREEHDSLTDRMKNIKTSLLHEASQDSTGLFASRLRSLFNE from the coding sequence ATGTCTTCCTCCTCCTCAGTCCGACCGAATGCCGCCGGTGCCGTTGACTCGAAGAAGAAGCTAACTTTTTTTGCGAACGCGATGAAACGAAAGGACAGCTTCATTCAACTTTTCGCAATGACTGGAATTCTTCTCTTAAGCATGAAATCTTTGGGACAAAAGTACCGAATCCATGGACTCCAAGAGGATACTCATGATCTGAGGGAAGAACACGATTCACTCACCGATCGTATGAAAAATATCAAGACTTCATTGCTTCACGAAGCTTCTCAAGATTCCACTGGTCTCTTCGCTTCTCGCCTTCGTAGTCTCTTCAATGAATAG